Within Limanda limanda chromosome 17, fLimLim1.1, whole genome shotgun sequence, the genomic segment AATACATCCATATAAAGAAAATCCAGATGAGGCATCTGCAAATTCTGATTTCGATGATGTCCAATTTTCTGGCtgtaactgtttttatttacatgtttatatttttctagAACAATCTTTGACCGGAGAGAGAAGTCTCTTCAAATGGATTGTACCCAAGCATAATGAGAATAAAGATCTTTCATTAATTTACCTTCATTCTGAATAATGCTTTGTTCAGCGAGTTGTTCAGCGAGTTGCATAATGTGGCCTGAAGGTTGTGTGGGAGTTTCCGAGGAAGGTTTTGTAACTAGATGCTGGGAAATGTAAATTTGTTCCCTTTTCTCATCAAGAACCTCTAAGCTGCAGACACTAATTAAAGCTTATTTGTGACTAAGATCAGGATGAACATGTTTCTCCAGTTTCTTCACTAAGATGTTTACAGTTTCCATTTCCTCCTTCAGCAAACTGTGTCTATATggacctttttaaaaacatcttttctaACAGAAGGCCGACACCACAATAATAAGTTGCTTCTgaatttctgaaaatgttccaAAGACTTTGCAAAAGACCTTGACCTGTTACTGCTGACACCAGCTGCCACTGGGCTACCAGCAAAACCAACAATAGCACAAAGCtccaccccccaacccccactcAGAACAAACGCACCTCATGGTTTTGGCCGTCATGCTCTGTGCGATCTCATTGGAGgcgagcagcagctccacagcccGGGCGGCACAGCCCAccacagggggggggagggagttgGAGAACAGATAGGGCCGTGAACGCTGCCTCAGCAGGTCTATGAGGGGCTTCGGGCCGACTGTGTAGCCCCCTGAAGAGAAACagtgcagagaaagagaaagagagagggttaCATCTTATCCCAATAAGCTACTTTCAGAGCAGATCATACACCAGAAGCTGTTGAGGACtgacctgctgctccacccagTGCTTTCCCCAGGGTGGAGTTCACAATCTGAACTCGGTCCATCACTCCCAGCAGCTCGTCCGTCCCTCTGCAAGTCACAGTTCTCATCAATGAACAAACTGAGCTAATCCACCATTTCAATATACactaatataaatgtatattctttgtattttgGATGACTCGGCACGTTACTCACCGGCCCCGGGCCCCCAGGAAGCCGGTGGCGTGGCATTCGTCTATAAACACCATGGCTCCGTACTGTTCAGCCAGGTCACAGATTCCCTGTAAGGGCGCCACGTCTCCGTCCATGGAGAAGACGCCGTCTGTGACGACCAGGCGCATCCGAGACGACTGAGGAGGACGAGACACGGTGAAGAGTCAGTGAAGCAAACACAGTCAACTGTCCTCAACACTTAGATGTCCTTAGTAACTGTTGCTAGGTGGACTTCTTCATCCCTGCCTGGCTCATAGTGGTGACGGCATGTTTCAGATTCTGAATCACGTGGTTTCCTGCAGCACAGGAAGAGATCCACCCACCTGTGACTCCTTGAGCTGGACCTCCAGATCCTTGAGGTCCATGTGTTTGTAGCGAAACCTCTTTGCTCGACACAGACGGATCCCATCGATGATGGAGGCGTGGTTCAGCTCGTCAGACAGCACCGCGTCATCCGGGCCCAACAGAACCTGGGGTGACAGGGATTTGAGGCCTCGTTGAGCACAACAGGAGAGATCTTCCTCGACTCAGTGTAGAGTGGAAAGCGTGTCGTACCTCAAACAGCCCGGCGTTGGCATCGAAGCAGCTGGCGTAGAGAATGCAGTCTTCCCTCTCGTGGAACTGTGCCAGCTTCTGCTCCAGATCTTTGTGCAGATCCTGTAGATCACAGATCATCAGTGCTTCTAATCATCGTCTTGCACGAGTTAAAGGTGCAGTTTGAGTGTTGGAATGATCGTACCTGTGTCCCACAGATGAATCTGACGGAGCTCAGTCCGGCGCCGTGCGACTTCAGGGCGTCGATCCCGGCCTGAACCACATCTGGATGACTGGACAGGCCGAGGTAGTTGTTGGCACAGAAATTCAATATGTCTGAAAAAGGAAGTTACAGAGAACATGAAAGATTGGAAGGTTGTTTGATTGTCCATGAAATCAAGATAATAAATGCAGACATttaagcaacaacacaacaaaacgaCCAGGTCAACACATGAGAACAAAGAGTGACAACGCAGTCATCTCTGGGGATTTAACACACGTGACCAGAAGCCAAAGAGCCGTTCATAAATCAGCAGAGTCAAACActggcgaaggttcatcctggAGTGTAAACACCAACCTGCTGTTTGGATCCATGAGCAGCAAACAGGTTAGATATTAGTATCTGAGAGCACATATTAATAGTTTGCTCACTTTTTGTTATTTACGCAACTTCTCCAGAATCTGTGTCTCCCTCAGTTGGCGCAACACAAAACTTCTGATTCATGAACTGGTCACTTCCTGCACTGTCACCTCCTTCTTACTGGTATTTTACCACGAATCCAAACCATCCATCCAACTTTCTTCTGCTgccttcatcatcttcatcaaatCTCCAGACCACATCCCACCAGTCCTCATCCAGCTTCACTGGCTGGAAGCTGGATGAGATAATGTCCCCATGcagggaaattcacttgttttcGTGTGTTGTGTATGAGATATCGAAATATACGTAGACATATATGTCTACGTATATTGGCAGGTATGTATGGGATATGTATGAGTATAAAAATTGCATTAATTCCCCATTGGATGTTAAATAGCAGTATACTAATGTAAAACTATTTGAAGGATGTATGTAAACAAGTGTATTGTATAAATTCACAATAGTATACAGTATGATACGAATGTAAAAAGGTATTAACAATATAAAATAGGAGGATTTCACGATGAGAGCTTAACATATGAAAATAATATAGTATAATAGGTATATGTTCAATAGAAACTCATGTATTGTAGAGAGGACATGATATATTGTCCTTGAGTTCCCTGAAAGGCAtcacagttattattattactgttataaCAAATCTATTTGTTAGTAGTTATTGACTTTAGGTAGTTATTTTAGATTGGATTTAGATTAAAAACTTTTTCACTTCCTATTGAACCAACAAGCTCGTGTCCACCAGTGTTTTAAGGTTAATTAAATTGAGTTGATTGAAGTGACACAAGAAGAAAACACGAAGTCAGATCAACAACAGCAAACAGCCACGTTTCTGTGTGCGTGGTGCGTTTAAGGACCCGCTCTCCCCCTCGTAAATCTCCCCTCTGTCCCTCTAAACTCACCGCCTCGGCTTCCGTCCACGTTGATCCGCGCCCCCTGCTTGGACGTGATGATCCGCTCCGCCTTCCACGTCCCGGCGGCTCGGATCGAGTCCAGCTCGGCCTCCAGCACCACGCGGGCCGCCGCCACGGCGCCGTAGGTCCGGCACGGAGCCCCGGCCGAGGCCCGCCGGAGCAGCCCGCGGGCGGAGGGCACCAAACCCCGGGCAGCTGTTCCGAGAGACATGACGCTTAAAGTGTGGATGAAGCGAAACGTGCAGAGGAAAGGAATCTGTGATTCCTACACGAGCTGGAAGAAGCCCCGCCCCTACCCTGCCTCTGACTGGGCTTCTCTCACATCCGTCCTCAGCTCTAACCAATCATCTCTCTTCGTTCCTGAAGCTAAACCAATCAGAGGAAGGGTAGGGGCGGGGCTTCTTCCACCTGCGGTTGGTTTTAAAGCCCGTAATTTGACGTCACGTAGGAGGAGTGGGTGTATGCGTGGCGGGCCAATCAGGTGGCGACTGCATGGAAGGTGGGCTGCGCTTGTCCAATCAGATTTTAGATGGTGGTTGTTTACTtcttaataattaaataaatacatgaatacataaataaagtaacGTATAATGTATATAGTATTACATTTGTATACATTGAgcttaattactttatttaaacttacttagtttaaatgtgttgttttactgAGCTGATCTCTCTCTTCTCGTTCACTTACACATGACAAATAAACCTTGAAACTAGAAACTTTAAACGGTAAAACTACTTCATCTTGTTTATTCAATGTGTGACCTGGTATCCTGTTAAAATATGTGTGTCCTGCTGGTTTCAGTGAAGTAAACACTGCGGTGATAGTGTTTGTGTAACTGATAAATGAGAGCCAAGGTGATTTCAATCACTGTGTACAACACGTTCAGGACTAAACTCACAAATAAACCTAACAGGTACAGATCCGATTCTTTCTTCATATATCCCATTCACCAAGTTTTGAAAAAATCATATTTGATTTTGAAACACTGGTgaaatactactactaataataaaacGTCCTTGATGAAGGTAACAGAAACTTTGCACtaagaataagaaaaagacAAGCTTCCAGTTAACGGACTTAGTTTAATATATGACAGTCGTCTGTCACAACTTCCAGTTAAACTTCCACGTAAAATATCTTAACATGGGAAATtggatgttaaaaaaacaaacaagttttCTCTCATCCTACATCAACGATGATGTGAAGCTTCACACGGATCCTGAATGCAACAGCTGAGCTTCTCTTACACACACGTTTACACAGGGGACTTCTCAGTTAACTTTACGTTATATTcaacaatatacatatatatttatcagCGATATAATACATAATCTATGTTACAAAAACCCTTTGTAAcaacatcctctctctcctccaacaGCAGGAATGTAACTTTATAAAATGTGCAAATGTTTGCATTCCACACATGGACGAACTCGTAGCAACGTCAAGTAAAaacctctgttcctcttcattAACTGTTAACTTcgccaattaaaaaaaaacatttgctccACTGTAACTCGCAGTGTACACAGTTACAAAGTCCTTCCTTAATTATGGGATGTAATTCCCCATGTATCCAGTGTGCCATTGAACTATTGGTCTGAAACAGATCTCCGTTCCTCCGCCGCTGACGCAGGAGCAGATGAGTGTTGAGTGTTGTTAGTTTGGCAGGTTCCAGTTCAGTTTAGGACTCGGAGGTGTCCTGTGAGGACGCCCTCACCGACGGCATGCGCTCCGCTGCTTTAGCTCTACCTGCCAGAAACTTGTCGAActctgcagaagaagacaaGCAGGTGAGATAACTCTTCATCAACCAACAATCAATAAAGGAAAATTACAGATTTGAATTAAGGGACGAAGAAGCAGATGAgaaaagatgcaaacaacactgtaaataaatgaGAAACCCATTAGACTGATGTTTTCAAGCTGTTTTAAGTAGTGATAAGAGCTGAACTGATAAAAAAGGAGATTTATCTAATTTATTCTGTTAAACATAAAGTAGATTTACTGCAGGAACCATGTGGAGTTGATATCTGTGTTTACTGgttctaaaaataaaagtatatgGCACCAGATGTCCAGTATTTAAGCCTCTAGTTCCCCCTGGTGGTTCAATATGGAAATATTCACAAGCAGATATAAGACTAATTGGTAGAAAAATAACTaaacttaaaaatgtaaagaacGAAGCCACCTCACATTACACCCATAGCTCCAAGTACAAGCTACATAAAGTAGAGAATTATAAAAAGATGCTGCTGATACTGTAAATTAAAAACCCTTTAGTTAAAATGGTGTTTAGTATTtgatcatttttaaaaagtggaaTTAAACTCACCTTCACTGGTCACCCCATCAGATTCCTCAAAGTCATCGTACTACAACACAACCAGAAAAGACATAGTTTAAGGATAATTCtggttatttgatgataacAATTATTACATAAAAAATCACTACAAATGACTCATTCATTCTGTTTTTTAGTTGTTGTTATTCCAACACAAGTCACTGAGCTGTCAGGCTGTTCgtgtgcatttatttattttaaaatgtttaaaatgaataatagaTAAGCAAAGTGTttgtcaaatatatttttgttgataCACTTATCAATAAATCCACAGATTTGAGATGGAGTTATATTCATGCGATCGGTTTCCACTTGCTCGTTGTCATGTCAGTGATATAATGTCACCATGTGGGTCAGTTAACCTTGTTGGAGTGGGCGGCCTATAACTAGTTCTCGTGACCTGGGTAAGTAAAAACTAGGTCATTACCTCATCATCCAACTCTAACCATTTCTCAACATCATCCATTACGTTGGCCTGGCTGAGAGGAAtctgaggagaggaagcagagcacCAGGTCAGTTCCAGTAATAAAGGATCAAATGCTAAAGAAACATAATGAAGACcaaccaaacaacaacaaaagagcaCATGAATGTCGGTTGAGCTGCAGGTGTGACAAGAATGTGGCAAATcaggacaaaccaaacactatCATGCTGTGGAGGAGGCGTCGGCCccaaaataaagtcacatttaatCTTCTTTATCttcaacacattgaaaaaacatgcaaaccaaGGTCATTTATCTCAACACATGAACCTAAGAACCCAAACAAAAGCAAACCAGACCACAGCAAAAACTAAAtgacaaccacagacacagcaggAGTGTGGAGAAGTGAACCAGTGTGAAACCAGTACAACCACGGACACAGACCCACCATTCCCCTTTTTATCATCCAATCTAACTTTggtgaggagctgctggtggaggccGGGCTGTCGTCCttcgtgcacacacagaaagttCATTTAGGGAGCAGAACACATTCCGAGTAAAATTACACAATGATAATAAAACTAAGGAGTCGTCTACTCCTCGGGTGATTTCCTGAAACTCACTGACGGCAGCACTTCTTCTTCAACTCTCTcctcctacacacacaacacacattctGCAGAAACCTGGGAAATCTGGACGTGACAAATTGTTGAAATGTCTCTTGAGCCAAACGAACATTCCCTACGTCTCTTTGTCCACATGACagatacaaacattttttatcGTGTCAGCTGATAAGATCTTGTGACTGAACATTGAAGCGTGTGAATCGTTGCTCACCGTTCCAGGGTTGAGGAGCCTGTGGTCCAGAGCTTGAGCCAGGCCGTCCACTGCAGCTTCACTTCTCTCACTGAAACAGAGGATTTATATGTTGCTGCATGAGCCGATAATTAAAAGGTTCACACGCGGTGAAACTCTGGCCACATCACTGAAAAGGACTTAAGACGGAATAAGTCAGAATTAAACCCCAAAGCAAAAGGTCAAGATGTCTGCTCATGCCGTGTCTGAGAGTTTAACCCAGAAAGAGCCGCTGCACGACGGCTGAGTGAGATTACATCTGTTTCACACTGTGACTGAACAACTAAACCTGCTGCTATTCAGACGGGATTCTTTAGTGGTTTCCAACCTTGTTTGTCTGCTACCAACCAAGTCCTGTTCTTACTGACTGAAGTATCCTCCTTCAATCCAATAGGTGGAATGAACGATTGGAATGAAAATGTGGTTTGCAACTGGGTCAAAATGCAGCCAGATCCTCTTGataatttgattattgcttGCAGATTGAGACAGACAATTACTGGAGTCGGCAGGTGCTGATCTCCCTCACTGTCTTCAAAGTAAAGCCCTGTTGCTGTCATACGTTATATCAAGCTGAATTAAagagcttttgttttgaagagTTGTCAAAAGTTGATTCCTTCACAGACCTCTGAGAAAGCTGACAtggaaaacaatattaaaaacatttttattatatattttctgtaCCTTGGTGTTGGTTGAGCTGAGGCGTTGATTTTCGATAATGTGTCATCTGATTCACTCGTACCTgcaagaagaacaacaacatgaaTCACAGGGAGGTTACAGTTACAAGCTTCATGTGTTAATcatgacacaaaaacaattaGGATGAGACAGATGAACTTACTGAGTTTAGTCAACTGACTGGACAAACTGTCGCTGGTCGCTGACGCCACCCCCGACTCCTGAGACTCAGCCGTGAGATCCAGTTCTTCCAGGTTGACGTACATGTGACTCtgcaaaaacaaagagcaaCAAAAAATTCAATTCATGATGCAATAATATGAAAATTCACAACGATGAAAGTAACAAATTCGTTTTTTTACCTTCTGTGTTGTATCTTGACCGTTTGTTATGCGTCTTTCAAACCTGCAGCAGAACAAAGTGATCATTatcaaacagaaacaggaaTGTTGTTCATATTAAggcagtaaaataataataatattaataatagtgATGATAATGTCATTAACCTGTGGTAGCGAGTGAAGGCGGAGTTCATGTCATCATTTGTTGCCAGTAACTCTTCGATCAGCTTCTCTTCACTCAGCCGGGGGACGATCTTTACTATCCTGTCCTGCATGTCCTTACAAACTGTGTACAGCTGCTAATGATACAATCAGACAAAGCATGTGTGGGTGGGGGTTGTGGGGGTACGATGCAGCACAGACACGTGCACAGTGCTAGATCAGTTAAGGGAAACCCACAGTTCCTCAGCTTGAATGGATGGGACATGTGAgaacagagaaaacactgagATGTTTttatcctgtgtttgtttttacctccagcagctccatgtCGGCTTGTTTCACCGTGACGGGATCCAGCTGACTCATCATGTCTGACATCATGGTCAGGTTGCTCCGCACCACTCCCAGCTCCgtcttcagcttcttcacctGGAACATTCACAGCATTTCCTCAGCAAACACAACCATGATTAAGCAAAAGCAAATATAGATTTCTTAAGTGGAGGCACTCAAGCTGGGCATACGCTGTGCGACCTCAGTAGTGTTCAGTTCCAGCTCACACATCGATCGATGTCTGGCACAACCTGACTGCTCAAACTACACGCTGCATGGGCTCCTCTGGGTTAATTCTGGACCAAAACATCCAGATATGGACATGGACACACAGGTGGATGTTTAGTTTTGGCTGTTTTGCAGAGAGAAAGCAAATTCGAGGTTAATATGTTGTAAATTGATCGCTAGCTACACTCCGAACCCCTTTATTGCCAGCCCCTGAGGGAAAATGTGCTAATTCTGAGGGAATCGACTTGTAACTATGCTTCAAATGTGCGAAAACCTGACGTCTATATTTTCTGACACGTCAGAAATTCATCCGACCCTCTGATAATCGGTCGGGAGCATCTGATCTGCTCTACAATGAGTTTAGGGACTTAGAAATAGCATAAAATCTGCCTCAAATCACACAGTGCATGCTCAGCTTGAAGTGGATTTTCACCCAAGTTGTGAAATAGCATCTAAGCTCACACCTGTGATTACTAGAAATACAGTGCATTGAAATATCAGAGTGCAGAAAGGGCCCATCACCTGGCAGGCAGTGAAGGCACTGGTTCCCTCCAGAGCCTTTTTAAGCTCACAGGTCTGAGGTTGGACGAGCGGAGGTTTGGAAGAGAGCAGCGCAGCAGGCAGAGAAGTGACAGCCGGCCCATTCCCAGGCACAGTCTGCTAAGCAAAGGCAAAGAAACCACCCAGAAGGAAAATGAGCAAAAGGCGACAGATGAGCAGCAGCAAACCACAGTGCACAGTCTGCACCTGTTTGGGAGGTTGAGCTGAGGAATAACCATCCAGTTCTGTCATGGGGAACTCGAGGCCTTTCCTGCGCAGGTCTTCATACACCGACACCACGCCCGTCAGGTCGGGCGAGCTGCGGAATGCATCGGCCCACGCCTAGACGGGAGAAAACCACAGATAATTACAGAGAGCGGAGCAAGGAAACCGCAGAAACTCAAACAGAGCAACACCTGCTTTTTATCCCGCCTTCCTCACCTGAACGATGCTGAGCACTCGGTCGTGCAGGATCAGCGGAGGGTTGTTCCTCGGGATGATGGCCCGCACCAGGACCCCTTCCACAAAGTCCCGTGTTGTCACCAGGATGTGAAACCTGTAGGCGCAGTTCTTCACACACGTCTCCAGGACCTGAACGCCGGGAGAACACAATAGATCACAAGTCTGATGACACCCGAGCACTAAACACAAGCCGGGAACAACACTCACAGTCAGCGCCAGCATGACCTCCTTGAAGTTCTTATTCCCCGCGATCCTTTTCTTTATGGCTCTGACGGCGTCTCTGGGGCTGTAATCAGAACATTACTCATGGTCAGAGGCAAGAAAAGCTCCAGAGAACGACCTTGTACCTGATAAAGACtgatacaacacacacagacacacacacagacacacacccttcTTCTGAGCTGTTGATCATGTCGCAGATTTCCATGTTCAGGGCCCAGTCTTCTGACGGGAGGCTGGCGCTGGTCGCATactctgaaaaataaaaaaaaagaaataaagcacTGTCTGATATGAAACTGAGCTGTAAATTGATAAACGTTTCTTCTTAGAGAAACAGAACATAAAACTTCACAGTCATTAAAGTTCACTGTATTTTCTGAAGGAAGACAACAGTAAAAACAGAAGCATTCTAGtaattaaattagatttaaGTTTGTGGTTTTCCACACGATTCAATCCTCAACTAAAGATGATTCAGCATTTTAgtatacaaagaaaaaaactgttgcTTAATGTGAAGTGCAAGAAAGGGTTATATATGGTTTTAACAATATGAATAATAgagtataaaatataatattaaactCGCTTAGAGATTGTACAAAGATGATCATTGCAGTTTTTATTTAACTAAGCATAACtcacatgttttattatttaccaACAAGTCATAACATGTTTAACATCTAGAGACATCTAGGGATAAATAAAATACGAGGAAAAGTCTAAATCAAGGGATTTATTGAGAGGATCTTTTTCTACCACTTCAAATTGTCGAggttacaataaaaaaatctgtagTATTTTAGTTAAAATGtacaataacaaataaatacaataagataatataatataatatcaataaattTAAATAACTAGCTTTCATTGAGGACACATGTCCAGTCGTTTAAATGAGATTTGGGTCAGGAGGATGTGGGCCACTTGTGGTCCCGCCCACCAATTTGCAGGTTAAACTGACACGataacagccaatcagagggcgtGTCCCGGCCTCTAAGTCCCGCCTCTGCCCCATCATTGTCCAGTGGACGCGTCAGTCAAACAATAAGCCGTTGCTCCTCTGTCACTCCGCATGAACTTGAATTGATCATTGGACTGTGATGCGATATGAAAACACATCTGCAGGTCGGCTAATGATCGATGGATTACAGATGTTTACAAACACATCTCACATCAAAGGACAGAGAGCGAACATCAAAGCGAGGAGCTGATACAATGTATCGCTGATGAAAGAGCTCTCACCGATCCGCTGTCCCACCGCGGTGCTGAACGGGTTCCCCAGCAGGAACTCCATGATGAGGCGTGCCCGGGCCGATCCGTGCCGTGCCGAGCCGTTCCgtgccgagccgagccgagccgtgCCGAGCCACACTACAAGCCCCGCTCCCTGCTGCTGCGGaccgatgctgctgctgctgccgctgccgctgagCACCGCACTGAAGTGGGCCACCGGTTGAACTGCGTCACCGTTAAAGGGACAGAAGCCTGCAAGTATCACGTCAGCACCGGCTAACAGCGCCCCCTAACGGCACAGCACGTGTCTGCACACACTCAAGAGGGTCCACCCtagacagaaataaatcaaatattaaaaaaagatagaaGCAAAAAAGCAATCATAAATAATGAACAATAAATACTTATACAGTAATGTAGAATATCATCTGTTATTATTACGATTTACGACGTAGGTGATTTGagtcaaagaaataaaatagtactaaatgaataaatatgtatCATAAATAAGCTTTTTATGAAAATGATCAGAGATAGATTTCAGGACCTGCACCGTGAGTCAGGATCACATTTCCCACGTCTCCTGGCTTGTGTTGTTTGACTTTCTGCCACGTGGGGGCACTGTTTGATTTGAGTCTCACTGTGTATCCTCTGTACTCAATGATAAGGCATCCCTGCTGCTCCAGGTGCTTATTTCACTGAAAGTTGAGAAGTGGGTTCTTTCGTTCTTTCGTTCTTTCTTCTCATGCCAACTATGATGGATACGGGTGATATATCCATCATAGAGAAgctgtgctgctgtgatgaCTTTAGAATACTTCcatgaaacacaacagacacgTTTACATGACACCTATATTCTGATATTGACCAGATTTAGACAAAAGTCTAAATAAGACTGAAATAAAGACACGTAAAGTATTCTGACTTAAGTCTCATTTTGttgacaaataaatacatattactTAATCATATGTTGACGTCCTATTGGAgatttcacagcattttgcgATGCCACAATATCAAAAGCTTGACGACACATGTCCTGGGTTTGAGTGGAAACAAAATGGAGAAATATAGAGTTGAAGCTTTTgtaaaattagaaaaaaacaactttgtttGATAGAAATGTGCATTAAACTATTTCAGGTTAAGGTTTTAAAATTCTGGTGGGATAGTTGCACCTATGACAtagtgtatgtatatgtatatttttagtcttatttctctccctcctttggATTAACTCTTGTTTCCTGGTTGTGATTGATTATCtataatatttatatgtattgaTTTGataacaaatgaataaattatgttTATC encodes:
- the gcat gene encoding 2-amino-3-ketobutyrate coenzyme A ligase, mitochondrial, which gives rise to MSLGTAARGLVPSARGLLRRASAGAPCRTYGAVAAARVVLEAELDSIRAAGTWKAERIITSKQGARINVDGSRGDILNFCANNYLGLSSHPDVVQAGIDALKSHGAGLSSVRFICGTQDLHKDLEQKLAQFHEREDCILYASCFDANAGLFEVLLGPDDAVLSDELNHASIIDGIRLCRAKRFRYKHMDLKDLEVQLKESQSSRMRLVVTDGVFSMDGDVAPLQGICDLAEQYGAMVFIDECHATGFLGARGRGTDELLGVMDRVQIVNSTLGKALGGAAGGYTVGPKPLIDLLRQRSRPYLFSNSLPPPVVGCAARAVELLLASNEIAQSMTAKTMRFRNNMTEAGFTISGSAHPISPVMLGDARLASMMADDMLKLGVYVVGFSFPVVPKGKARIRVQISAAHSDEDIDRCVDAFIQTGRKHGVVS
- the tom1 gene encoding target of Myb protein 1 isoform X2 yields the protein MEFLLGNPFSTAVGQRIEYATSASLPSEDWALNMEICDMINSSEEGPRDAVRAIKKRIAGNKNFKEVMLALTVLETCVKNCAYRFHILVTTRDFVEGVLVRAIIPRNNPPLILHDRVLSIVQAWADAFRSSPDLTGVVSVYEDLRRKGLEFPMTELDGYSSAQPPKQTVPGNGPAVTSLPAALLSSKPPLVQPQTCELKKALEGTSAFTACQVKKLKTELGVVRSNLTMMSDMMSQLDPVTVKQADMELLEQLYTVCKDMQDRIVKIVPRLSEEKLIEELLATNDDMNSAFTRYHRFERRITNGQDTTQKSHMYVNLEELDLTAESQESGVASATSDSLSSQLTKLSTSESDDTLSKINASAQPTPSERSEAAVDGLAQALDHRLLNPGTIPLSQANVMDDVEKWLELDDEYDDFEESDGVTSEEFDKFLAGRAKAAERMPSVRASSQDTSES
- the tom1 gene encoding target of Myb protein 1 isoform X4; amino-acid sequence: MEFLLGNPFSTAVGQRIEYATSASLPSEDWALNMEICDMINSSEEGPRDAVRAIKKRIAGNKNFKEVMLALTVLETCVKNCAYRFHILVTTRDFVEGVLVRAIIPRNNPPLILHDRVLSIVQAWADAFRSSPDLTGVVSVYEDLRRKGLEFPMTELDGYSSAQPPKQVKKLKTELGVVRSNLTMMSDMMSQLDPVTVKQADMELLEQLYTVCKDMQDRIVKIVPRLSEEKLIEELLATNDDMNSAFTRYHRFERRITNGQDTTQKSHMYVNLEELDLTAESQESGVASATSDSLSSQLTKLSTSESDDTLSKINASAQPTPSERSEAAVDGLAQALDHRLLNPGTIPLSQANVMDDVEKWLELDDEYDDFEESDGVTSEEFDKFLAGRAKAAERMPSVRASSQDTSES
- the tom1 gene encoding target of Myb protein 1 isoform X3, which encodes MEFLLGNPFSTAVGQRIEYATSASLPSEDWALNMEICDMINSSEEGPRDAVRAIKKRIAGNKNFKEVMLALTVSVVPGLCLVLGCHQTCDLLCSPGVQVLETCVKNCAYRFHILVTTRDFVEGVLVRAIIPRNNPPLILHDRVLSIVQAWADAFRSSPDLTGVVSVYEDLRRKGLEFPMTELDGYSSAQPPKQVKKLKTELGVVRSNLTMMSDMMSQLDPVTVKQADMELLEQLYTVCKDMQDRIVKIVPRLSEEKLIEELLATNDDMNSAFTRYHRFERRITNGQDTTQKSHMYVNLEELDLTAESQESGVASATSDSLSSQLTKLSTSESDDTLSKINASAQPTPSERSEAAVDGLAQALDHRLLNPGTIPLSQANVMDDVEKWLELDDEYDDFEESDGVTSEEFDKFLAGRAKAAERMPSVRASSQDTSES
- the tom1 gene encoding target of Myb protein 1 isoform X1 → MEFLLGNPFSTAVGQRIEYATSASLPSEDWALNMEICDMINSSEEGPRDAVRAIKKRIAGNKNFKEVMLALTVSVVPGLCLVLGCHQTCDLLCSPGVQVLETCVKNCAYRFHILVTTRDFVEGVLVRAIIPRNNPPLILHDRVLSIVQAWADAFRSSPDLTGVVSVYEDLRRKGLEFPMTELDGYSSAQPPKQTVPGNGPAVTSLPAALLSSKPPLVQPQTCELKKALEGTSAFTACQVKKLKTELGVVRSNLTMMSDMMSQLDPVTVKQADMELLEQLYTVCKDMQDRIVKIVPRLSEEKLIEELLATNDDMNSAFTRYHRFERRITNGQDTTQKSHMYVNLEELDLTAESQESGVASATSDSLSSQLTKLSTSESDDTLSKINASAQPTPSERSEAAVDGLAQALDHRLLNPGTIPLSQANVMDDVEKWLELDDEYDDFEESDGVTSEEFDKFLAGRAKAAERMPSVRASSQDTSES